The window AATTAGTTATCGAACATTAAATAAAGAAAAAGCATAGCTTTTTCGCTACTCACTAAAAACATCTACAAGATGTTTTCTTAACGCTCGCAATCCCTAAACAGCATTATCTGTTCTAGGTTCATTGGGTATGATCTCAGCCTTTCTTAGTAATCAGTAATCAGTAATCAGTCTACAGTTTAACTGCCTACTGAATACTAAAAAACTGCCAACTAAAATTAGCACCCCTTTATGAGAACGCGGCAAAGGTATATTGGAAAAATTGATTAGAAAACAAAAAAACGATTTTTCTTTTTAGAAGCTATTTCCTGCTTTCACTACTCGCTTTTTTTGGCATTTCGACTACGCTCAATAACCAAAAAAGAGCTCAAACAAGCCGTTCAATCAGGGCTAAGCTTACTTGCCAATTATTAGAAAACTTAATCTAATTTTGGTTTTCTTCTCAAAGCTTTTTTAACGGAAGTTCTTTTTTTATGTTCTGCCTTTCTTTTAACAGAAGCTTTACTTGGTTTTGTTTTCCTTCTAATTTTGGGGCGTTTTATACCAATTTTAATAAGATCCAAAAAACGTTTAATGGCAATATCTTTATTTCTATGTTGAGAACGAGATTCTGAGCAATATAAAATAAGGATATTCTCTTTTGTAAGTTTAGATGAAAGTTTGTCCTTTAAACGTTCTTTTTCATCATCAGACAAAGAAGTAGAATTCTCTAAATCGAATGATAATTCTATTTTAGAAGACACTTTATTTACGTGTTGCCCACCAGCACCAGAACTTCTGGTAGCCTTAAAAGATAATTCTTTTATGATGGTTTCAGAATTCATTAGTAATCAAAAGAATTACCAAAATCATCTGTATTCTGGTGTAAGAAATGCATATCTAAATCTAATAAAGAATCTGAAAAAGAAAATAAATCATCTTTCTCAGCAATCAATTTATCAATAGCAATTGTAGCTTCTTTAAGGCGCGTTTCTTTATCACCTTTTAATAAGATGTAGTTTTTGTTATGCTTTTTCAAGGCATTTTCAAAAGTAGTAAACATTTCCAAACGCTCTTCAGGTTTGTCGCGTAAATCATCTGCTTCCCAAGGCGTATCAATATAGGTTAGCAAATATAAATCGTATTTATTTTCTTTTGCTGCTTTATCTAATTCTGGATCAACAAAACCGCCATAATATTCTTCTGAATACACTTTGGTTTCTAATAAATCGGTATCACAAATTAAAACCTTATCAGCTTTTTTAGCTAAGGTGTTTTCTAATTTCATTTGCCCTTTTGCAATAGGAATTAAATCAGAAGCCTCGCAAGTTTTACGTTCGTTATTCCATTTGTCTTGTAAATACTCACGTGCAAATTCTGGTGCCCAAACAGTATTGTAATGACGTGCAAGTTGTGTAGAAAGTGTAGTTTTACCTGTGCTTTCTGGTCCAAATAAAACAACCTTTACAAGATTGATTGATTTTTGTCTAAGTTTTTTTTCCATGCTATGTAGCCAAATATTGCTATAAATGTAAATCCAAAATATTGGAAACTTGTAAATGTAAATCCTTTATAGAAGTATAAAGGTACAGAAATGATGTTTCCTACAATCCAGAATAACCAATTTTCTATTTTTCTTTTTGCCATTAACCACATACCAACAAAGAAAATTGCTGTTGTAATAGTGTCTGCATACGCAACCCAACTTGTCCATTTGTCAAAGGTTTTGTAAACGATATAAACAAAAACTAAGGTTGCTAAAAAGATGGCTATTGAAATTTTCTTGTCTTTTAATGTAGTTTTAGAAATCGGATTAACAACTTCTCCATCTTTTGTACGAGTCCAAATATACCAACCATAAACACTCATTATAAAATAGTAGCCATTAATCATCATATCACCTAAAAGTTCCCATTTTAAAAGCAAATAGACAAAAATTGCGGTACTTATCATTCCAGTTGGAAACACCCAAATTTTATTTTGTTTGGAGAACCAAACAGATAAAAAACCAAAAATTACTGCTATAATTTCTAAAGTTGTATCAACTGTAGAATAGTCTTTATATTGACCAAAAAGGAAATCAAAAATGTGGCTCATAATTACTTCTATCAGATTTTACTATTTTTAAATTTACGACAACATTTTCTTGATTTTCAAACGATTTTTTAATTTCTGAAGTTAAAAAAGGCATTAATAAATCATATTCGCCATAAATTTGAGTGCTCATTGGGTTTTCTAAAACAGTAAACTTAGATGCGCGTAAACGTTTTATAAACGTAATAATATGATCCTCAAAATTATTATTGAGAGGTAACAAAGTAAGTTCTATAGATATTTTCATTAGAAAATTATTTTTAAAAATCAAAAGTACATTTTTATAATCAATGTCATTCCTGCGGAGGCAGGAATCTCGATTATGTATTTATAGATTCCTGCCTTCGCAGGAATGACAAAACACAACTATTTTTTCAATTGATTAAAAAATGATGTGTCTTTTTCAAAAGCAGTTCCAATTACCACTAAATCTGCTCCTGCATTAAAGGCTTCATCTAATTGTTTTTTAGAACAAATTCCGCCTCCAACAATTAAGGGAATAGATAAATTATCAGAAACTGCTTTAATAATGTTTTCATTTACAGAAATTTTTGCGCCACTTCCAGCTTCTAAATAAATAAGTTTTTTACCTGAGAATTCACCAGCTAAAGCAGTGTTTAAAACAAGTTTTAAATTGTCTTGAGAAATTGGTGTTGTATTACTTACTTTTTGAGTTGCAGTTTTAGTTCCTCCGTCAATTAAGATGTAACCAGTTGGTAAAATATCTAAATCTGATTTTTTTAAAATTGAAGCAGCTTTAATTTGTTGCTCAATTAAATATTCAGGATTTCTACCAGAAAGTAAACTTAAAAACAAGATTCCGTCTGCTTTTTGTGAAATTTGTGAAACATCACCAGGAAATAAAATAACAGGTAAATCAGTAGTTTCTTTTATAGCAGAAACTACGTTTTCTGTTTGGTTTTTTTCATCTGTACTTCCCCCAACAAAAATATGCGTAGCAATAGATTGATGCACTTTTTCAAAAAATGAAACTGTATTTTCAACTTCAAACTTTTCTGGGTCAATTAAAACTGCTAATAGTTTTTTGTTTGCTGCTTTTGCTGATATAATGTTTTGGTAAATATTCACAATTGCGAAAATACAAATTACTAAATTATAGATAATAATTAGTTTTTATTCTATTTAAAAATAGCATATTTTTTTCTAAAACTTAAAGGTGTAAAACCGGTTTTTAATTTAAAAAACTTAGAAAAATAAGCATAATTTGTAAATTGTAGCGTATCAGAAATATCTGCTAAATTATTTTCAGAGTGTATCATTAACCTTTTAGATTCTAAAATAATTCTCTCAGAAATTAACTGACTTGTAGTTTTATTAATTGCATTTTTTACAACTCTGTTAAGGTGTTTTGTTGTTATATTTAATTGATTTGCATAAAACTTAGGGAATTTTTCTCTATAAAAATTTGTGTTAATTAAATTTTCTAAGTTTTCTAATATTACAGAGTAATTAGTAGAAACCAATTCTTCTATATCAATATTAGCTGTATAAGCTCTTGTTAGTTCTATGTAAATATTATTTACAATGTTTGTTATTTTTAATTCTCGTAATAAGTTTTTCTGAAGATATTCTTTATATACTTCTTCAAAAAGCATTTTTAATTTATTTAATTCTTTTTTCGATAAATCTAATAAAGGTGGATTTTGGTTAGAATAAAAAAATGGAAATGACTGAAGTGTATGGTCTAAAAATTTTAAATTATAAAATTCTAATGAATGAAAAAATATAAAACCTTCTGGTTTTGTTTCAAACTTCCAAGAGTGTGTTTGTCCAGGTTTTAAGAAAAATACTTTACCAGAATTAACTTGGTAAGAATTAAAGTCTATTTCATGAGTTCCAGAACCTTGTGTAAATATAACGCAAAGGTAAAAGTTATGGCTATGTGGCTTTTTTAATAACTTCTTATTTAAATCTATATGATTCGAAAATGAATTGATGTAGAAATCATTTAATGTTTCAGGTTCTTTAAATTGATTAATTTTTAAAACTGGTATTTTCATGATGATGTCTTAAAAGTATAAAAAATGGCGATTATGTTATATGAAGTTTCTAACTATATTACTTTAATTTTGCATAAAAATAGTATAAATATTATGCCAAAAGTATTAAATATATTAAAATGTAAATGTCCTAATTGTAAAGATGGGAAAATGTTTTATAAGACAGGTAACTTTTTGTTACTTAAAGCACCAAAAATGAATGCTTTTTGTAAAAAGTGTAATTTTAAATTCGAAAAAGAACCTGGTTTCTTCTTCGGGTCTATGTTTGTAAGTTACGCTCTTGTAGCTGCAGAAATGATAGCAACTGCAGTTTTATTTAGATTAATATTAAACTTTTCATATATAAATGTTATCATAATTGCTATAACAATAGCTATACTATTAAGTACTTTTAACTTTAGAAGCTCTAGATCTATTTGGATTTATATGTTTTATAGTGAAGATTAGGTTTTTCATTAATAAGCAAAAACACAAGTAAAACCATCAAACTCTAAAAAGTGAATTCCGTATGAATTAATTTCTCCTTCATATCTAATCTCTCCAGTAGTTCTTTCATCTTCAAACTTAAAATCTTCAATATAAATATGATGTAAGAATAAGAGTTTTTTCTTTCCGTAGATTTTATACAAACTTTCTTTTGCTCCCCAAACAATCGTCAATTTACTAATTAATGCATCATGATTTGCAATGGTTTTGTATTCTTCAATTGGTGTGAATTTATGCGCTATTTTTAAGATTTTATCACGTTGTTTTTCAATATCAATTCCAACATGTTTATCATCAGAAATAATTAAGCCAGAAAAGGTAAAAGAATGCGTGATAGAAATATGCTTTCCATCTTTTAAATAGGGTTTCCCAAATTCATCATAAAACAAATCATTATCTGTATAACCTGCTTCTTTTAGCAAATGTCTAACGCTTAGAAAACCGCGTTGATGCAATTCAGATTTCATTCCGTTTAAACGAGTTTGACTGTTCTCTGTCAGAATAATATCTGCATTTAATGCTTCAAAAGATTCTTCAATCTTCCAAATCAGAACTTTAGTGTTATTATCTACCGTTAAACTTTTGTAAAGAGCCATAATTTTTAAAATGGATGTCGTAACTTTGCAGCTCGAAAATTAGAATATAAATATACAAAATATGAGCACAACAACAGCTTACGTACCATTTAAAGTTAAAGATATTTCTTTAGCTGATTGGGGAAGAAAAGAAATTTTATTGGCTGAAGCAGAAATGCCAGGCTTAATGTCTTTAAGAGAAGAATATAAAAACGAACAACCATTAAAAGGTGCAAGAATTGCAGGATGTTTACATATGACAATTCAAACTGCTGTTTTAATTGAAACTTTACAAGCTTTAGGAGCAGAAGTTACTTGGAGTTCTTGTAATATTTTCTCTACACAAGATCAAGCTGCTGCTGCAATTGCTGCTGCAGGAACACCTGTGTATGCATGGAAAGATATGACAGAAGAAGAGTTTGACTGGTGTATTGAGCAAACTTTATTCTTTGGTGAAGATAAAAAACCATTAAACTTAATTTTAGATGATGGTGGAGATTTAACAAACATGGTGTTAGATAAATATCCAGAACTAGCTGCAGGAATCAACGGTTTATCAGAAGAAACTACTACTGGAGTTCACCGTTTATACGATAGAGTAAAAGCAGGAACATTACCAATGCCAGCAATTAACGTAAACGATTCTGTTACTAAATCTAAATTTGATAACAAATACGGTTGTAAAGAATCTGCAGTAGATGCAATTAGAAGAGCAACAGATATTATGTTAGCAGG of the Tenacibaculum todarodis genome contains:
- the arfB gene encoding alternative ribosome rescue aminoacyl-tRNA hydrolase ArfB → MNSETIIKELSFKATRSSGAGGQHVNKVSSKIELSFDLENSTSLSDDEKERLKDKLSSKLTKENILILYCSESRSQHRNKDIAIKRFLDLIKIGIKRPKIRRKTKPSKASVKRKAEHKKRTSVKKALRRKPKLD
- a CDS encoding AAA family ATPase; this encodes MEKKLRQKSINLVKVVLFGPESTGKTTLSTQLARHYNTVWAPEFAREYLQDKWNNERKTCEASDLIPIAKGQMKLENTLAKKADKVLICDTDLLETKVYSEEYYGGFVDPELDKAAKENKYDLYLLTYIDTPWEADDLRDKPEERLEMFTTFENALKKHNKNYILLKGDKETRLKEATIAIDKLIAEKDDLFSFSDSLLDLDMHFLHQNTDDFGNSFDY
- the pnuC gene encoding nicotinamide riboside transporter PnuC, coding for MSHIFDFLFGQYKDYSTVDTTLEIIAVIFGFLSVWFSKQNKIWVFPTGMISTAIFVYLLLKWELLGDMMINGYYFIMSVYGWYIWTRTKDGEVVNPISKTTLKDKKISIAIFLATLVFVYIVYKTFDKWTSWVAYADTITTAIFFVGMWLMAKRKIENWLFWIVGNIISVPLYFYKGFTFTSFQYFGFTFIAIFGYIAWKKNLDKNQSIL
- a CDS encoding thiamine-binding protein; this encodes MKISIELTLLPLNNNFEDHIITFIKRLRASKFTVLENPMSTQIYGEYDLLMPFLTSEIKKSFENQENVVVNLKIVKSDRSNYEPHF
- a CDS encoding geranylgeranylglyceryl/heptaprenylglyceryl phosphate synthase — translated: MNIYQNIISAKAANKKLLAVLIDPEKFEVENTVSFFEKVHQSIATHIFVGGSTDEKNQTENVVSAIKETTDLPVILFPGDVSQISQKADGILFLSLLSGRNPEYLIEQQIKAASILKKSDLDILPTGYILIDGGTKTATQKVSNTTPISQDNLKLVLNTALAGEFSGKKLIYLEAGSGAKISVNENIIKAVSDNLSIPLIVGGGICSKKQLDEAFNAGADLVVIGTAFEKDTSFFNQLKK
- a CDS encoding AraC family transcriptional regulator is translated as MKIPVLKINQFKEPETLNDFYINSFSNHIDLNKKLLKKPHSHNFYLCVIFTQGSGTHEIDFNSYQVNSGKVFFLKPGQTHSWKFETKPEGFIFFHSLEFYNLKFLDHTLQSFPFFYSNQNPPLLDLSKKELNKLKMLFEEVYKEYLQKNLLRELKITNIVNNIYIELTRAYTANIDIEELVSTNYSVILENLENLINTNFYREKFPKFYANQLNITTKHLNRVVKNAINKTTSQLISERIILESKRLMIHSENNLADISDTLQFTNYAYFSKFFKLKTGFTPLSFRKKYAIFK
- a CDS encoding DUF983 domain-containing protein; protein product: MAIMLYEVSNYITLILHKNSINIMPKVLNILKCKCPNCKDGKMFYKTGNFLLLKAPKMNAFCKKCNFKFEKEPGFFFGSMFVSYALVAAEMIATAVLFRLILNFSYINVIIIAITIAILLSTFNFRSSRSIWIYMFYSED
- a CDS encoding 4'-phosphopantetheinyl transferase family protein, with protein sequence MALYKSLTVDNNTKVLIWKIEESFEALNADIILTENSQTRLNGMKSELHQRGFLSVRHLLKEAGYTDNDLFYDEFGKPYLKDGKHISITHSFTFSGLIISDDKHVGIDIEKQRDKILKIAHKFTPIEEYKTIANHDALISKLTIVWGAKESLYKIYGKKKLLFLHHIYIEDFKFEDERTTGEIRYEGEINSYGIHFLEFDGFTCVFAY